The Mesoterricola silvestris sequence AGTCAAGGGCGGTCTCGGGGTCCAGGACCTCCTGGGAAAGGATCCTGGAGAGCGAGCTCCCGTCCACGAACTCCATGGTGAGGAAGGGGCCCGCCTCGGGATCGTCTCCCACATCGAAGACGGTGATGATGTTGGGATGGTTGAGCTGGGCGCTGATCTCGGACTCCCGCTGGAACCGCGCGATCATGGTCTCGGAATCCGAACGGGTCTTCTGCACGATCTTCACGGCCACCCGCCGCTTCAGGAGCGGGTCCTGGGCCAGGTACACGACCCCCATGGCCCCGGCGCCCAGCCGTTGCAGGACCGTGTACCGACCGATGGCCGCGGGGTCTACGAAGTCCATGTCCCCTCCTGGACGCACCGCACCATGACGATGGTCCGGTCGTCGGTGGCCGGCGCGCCCCGGGTGTGCTCCTGGAGGGCGGCGACCAGGCCCGCGTTGAGGTCGGGCAGGGGCAGGGGGCCCAGATCCCGCAGGGTCCGGCACACCCTGGCCAGGTCGAATTCCACCCCCTCCGGATCGGCGGCCTCGGTGATGCCGTCCGTGTACAGGAAGAGCAGGTCCCCCGGTCCGAGCCGGACCGTGCCCTGGCCGTACTCCCGGCCCGGGAACATCGCCAGGGGGAAGCCCTGGGAGGGGAGCTCCTCCACGGTCCCGTCCGCCTTCAGCAGGGGGATGGGATTGTGCCCGGCGTTGGTGAAGGTCAGGGTCCGGGCCGCGGGATCCAGGAGCGCCAGGAAGGCGGTGATGAAGCGATTGGTGGTGGTGCGCTTGCTGAGGGCCAGGCTGATCTTGGCGGCGAGGATCGCGGGGCTCTCGGCGCCCTCGGTCCAGGCCTGCATGAGGGCCTGGAACGTGGCCATGAGGAGGCCGGGCCCGATGCCCTTGCCGGAGACGTCCGCGATGGCCAGCCAGGTCCTGCCTCCGGGCCCGGGCCAGAACCCGTAGAGGTCCCCCGAGACGTTCCAGCAGGCCACGTTGATCCCGAAGAGCTCGAAGCCCTCCAGGGCCGGGCACCGGTCGGGAAGCAGCCGCTCCTGGATCCTCCGGGCCACCTCCAGCTCCTTCTCCATGGTCCGCTTGACGACCAGCTCCTCCAGGAGGCGGGTGGTGCGGATCTTGGCGGCGGCCATGTGGCTCACCACCGCCACCAGCCGGAGGTCCTCCTCCGTGAAGGCCCCGCGCATGGGTCCGGCGTCCATGTAGATGATGCCCACCACCTCGCCGCCGTGCTCCAGGGGCACGGTCATGATAGAGGTCACGCCGCTGGTCACGATGGACTGGGCCTGGGCCAGCCGGGAATCCAGCAGGGGGTTGTTGATGAGCAGGGCCTCCCTGCGCTCCACGGCGGCCTCGAGCATCGTCCTGGACAGCTCCACCTGGAAGTCCTGGCCCCTGGAGCGGGAACGCGCCGCCACCTGGGCCATGGCCCCCTTGGCGTCCCGCAGGAGCACCGCGCCCCGCCCGGGCTTCAGGAACGTGAAGAGCCGCTCCAGCAGGTCCCACAGCATCATCTCGGTGGTGACGTCGCCCAGCATGTCCAGGCTGAGGGCGTGGACGAGGTCCAGGGCCTCCTTCCACCGCTGGGCGGACGCGGTGTCCCGGGTCCCCGGGGAGGAGGAACGCAGCCGGTCCACCTCCATGAGGAAGGAGACGCTGGAGTCCGGGTCCTGCGGGGCGTCCGGGCCCTCTTCCAGGCGGATGCTGAGCCTCCCGAAGACGATCTCGTCCCCCCCCTTCACCCGCCGGGGTTCCAGGAGGCGGTCGCCGTTCACCAGGGTGCCGTTGCGGGAGCCCAGGTCCTCCAGCATGGCCGTCCCTTCCCGCCAGGTGAGCCGGGCGTGGTTCCGGGACAGGCTGGAATCCTCCAGGACCAGGTCGTTGCCGGGATCCCGGCCGATGGTGAGCGCCGCGCGTTCCCGCCCGAGTTTTACGGGGGCCCGGTCGGGTAGGCGGATCCAGAGTTCGGCCATGGAATTGCCTTTGGTGTGGCCATCTTTGTCGGATTTCTTGACTTGTCAACTATGAAATATAAGCGGCTGGTTTCCGGAGGGGTTGGCCCTTGGAAGCCGGGCCGGGGAACTCCCCCAGCATGAGGGGCACCGCGATCTTCAGCATGAGGGTGAAGACCAGGAAGCCCATGGCGAAGATCCCCGCAGCCACCAGCAGCTCCGTCAGGGAGGGGCGGTAGACGTAGATGTCGCCCAGCACGTCCGGCGTCAGGCCCGGGATGATCAGGGCCATGCCCTTCTCGATGTAGACCGACGCGTAGATGAGCACGCACCCGATGTTGAGGGTCACCCAGTTGGTGCGGGTCCTGGGAACGAGGAAGAGGAGGAAGGCGACGGCCCCCGTGAGGATGGAGGCCCAGGCGAAGGGCACGAGGCCGGTGTGGCCCTTGAGGCCGAAGAAGAGGTACCGGATGAACACCAGGTGCTCGGTGTTGGAGTAGAACTCCTTGAACACCTCGGCGGCCGTGAGCAGGAGGTTGAAGCCCATGGTGTAGGCCATGAGCTCGGCCACCTTGAAGATGGCCTCGTCCTGGACCTTCAGCCGCGTGGTCCTCCGGAGGATCTGGAGGAGGATGAGCAGGATGGCCGGGCCCGAGCAGAACGCGGACGCCAGGAAGCGGGGCGCGAGGATGGCGGAATTCCAGAAGGGACGCGCAGCGAGGCCGTTGTACAGGAAGGCGGTGACCGTGTGGATGCTCACGGCCATGGGGATCGAGCTCAGCACCAGGGGGATGACGATGGACCTGTTGTAGGCCTTCCCGGTGTAGCTGCAGTAGAGGAGATAGGTCACCACCGTCCAGTTGAGGAGCAGGTAGCCGTTGAGGGCCAGCACGTCCCAGGCCAGGAGGGAGCTGGGCAGGTTGAGGCGCCCCACGAAGGGGATGATGTGCCAGAACCGGTCCACCCTGCCGATGTCCACCAGGACGAAGCCCAGGCACATGACCAGGGCGCTCACCGCCAGGAGTTCGCCCAGGAGGGTTATCTCCTTGATGGGGCCCCAGTGGTAGACGTAGGCGGGGATCACCAGCATGATGGCCGCGGCCGCGACGCCCACCAGGAAGGTGAAATTGCCGATGTAGAAGCCCCACGACACCTGGTCGCGCATGTGGGTGACGATGAGCCCCTCGCGCACCTGGGCCGCGTAGGCGAATCCCCCCAGGGCCATGAGCAGCAGGAGGAAGGCGATCCAGCCGTAGTAGTAGCGGTCTCCCCTGACGAGGAGCGCGAGGCTGTCGCGCGTGAAATGACCGAAGGTCCGCAGCGTCTCCATGGCCTCACACCCCGTAGAAGTAGAAGAACCGCGGTTGGGTATTGAGCTCGCCCTTGAAGAGGAAGACCCGCTTGTTCTCGAGGATGTAGCGGATCTCGCTCTTCGGGTCGGCCAGGTTGCCGAACTTCCGGGAGCCGGTGGGGCAGATCTCCACGCAGGCCGGGTAGAGCCCCTTCCGGGTTCGCTGGATGCAGAAGGTGCACTTCTCCACCACGCCCTTGGGCCGCGGGCGGTTGCCCAGGTAGTGGGTAACGGGATTGAGGTCGGCGGAGGGGATTCCGGGTTCGGCCCAGTTGAAGTGCCGGGCCCCGTAGGGGCAGGCCGCCATGCAGTAGCGGCACCCGATGCACCAGTTGTAGTCCACCACCACGATCCCGTCCTTCTCCTTCCAGGTGGCGCCCACGGGGCACACCTTCACGCAGGGAGGGTTCCTGCACTGCTGGCACTGGACGGGCATGTAGAAGTGGCCCTCCCTGGGCACCTCGGCCGGATCGTAGTAGGCGTCGGCGGCCTCCAGGTCGACGCCCTTCTCCTTTTCCATCTCCAGGACCCGGATCCACTGGATCTCCGGATCCCGGGACGGGTTGTTCTCCTTCACGCAGGCGTGGACGCAGCGGCGGCACCCCACGCACCGGGACAGGTCCAGGGCGTACCCGAAGACGACCCCCTGCATCGCCGGTTCGGCGCCGATGCGGATCCTCCTCCCGTACTTGCGCTGGGCCTCGCCTTCCAGGCGCCGGATGATCCGGTCCAGGTCGTCCCTGGAGAGTTCCCGGAAATTGCGCTGGAGGAAGGCCTCCATGCCCTCCTTCCCGCAGCCCGTGGCCAGGGCGCCGGCCGCGGCGGCCAGGGCCCCGCCCAGGAACGCGCGCCGGGAGTTCCTGCGGGTCATGCGGAGGTGCCGGCTGGAATCGTCGCTCATGGTGTGCTCCGGCTCGATGGGTTCATTTGCGGGCCCTGATCCGGTCCGGCGGCACCGGCGGCGGCAGGGGCTTGAGGGGCCGGAAGCGCGGCGAATGGGGGTTGTGGCAATGCACGCACAGGAAGTACTGCTTCGGCCCGTTCCAGCTCCCGGTGCGCTTGCCGTGCACCCCCACGCGCCAGTCCCGGAGCTTGTCGCCGTGGCACTGCCCGCAGAGGAGGTACGAGGCGGTGAATTCCACCTTCTCGCCGCCCACCAGGTGGAGGCGGTCCCGGTTCAGGAGATCGTGGCAATCCAGGCACCACCGGCTTTCGGGCCCGTGGTGGAGCTCGATGTCCGCATGCATGCCCTCCAGGGGCCGGCGCCGGGGGTTGGGCGGCATCGTCTTGGGGTCATGGCAGGAGGAACAGGGGAAGATGCCGTCCGTGAAGGGCGGGGGCGGGGCCTGGATGTCCATGGGGTCCACCCCCGGCGGGGCCGGGGGCGTGGCCAGGGCGAGGCGGCCCAGGGCCAGGAGTCCAGGCAGGAGCGTCCGCAGGAGGCGCGGGGTGGATGGGGCCATTTCAACTCCTCGGCCCGGTTCCGGGCAGGAAGTCTGGGGTGGGATTGGGTGGGTGCACTATCCCACGGGCGCCGCGGTTGTCAATTGCGGAATATCGGATCCTTTTTCCCGAGTGGGGGGCCCGCACTGTTTAAATATCCGATTCGATGGTAGTTTGTGCCCACTCTTCCCAATCCGGTCCGGAGGCTCGCGATGGCAGCCAGTTCCCTGAGGTCCTATTTCCAGTCCCTGGCGGGCAAGGTCTTCGGCACCGCCATGATCCCCGTGGCCTGCTTCCTGGTCCTCATCGCGGCCTACATGCTGCCTACGGTGCACGCCCTCCTCCTGGGCGCCAAGAAGGAAGGGCTGCGGAATGTGGTGGAGAGCGCCCAGGCGCAGGTGGCGGGTCTCGCCGCGGAGGCCAAGGCGGGGCGCATGACCCAGGAGGAGGCCCAGAGGCGGGCCAAGGAACTCGTGAACGCCATCCGGTTCGCCGACAAGAACTACGTGTTCATCCACGGGCCCGGCCACACGATCCTGGTGCTGCCCCTGGCCAAGCAGTTGGAGAACAAGCCCTCCAGCGAACTTCCCCCCGCCACCCTGGCCATCGTCAAGGCCCTGCGGGAGGCTTCCAGCGTGCCCGAGGGCGGATTCTACGACTATCCCTACGGCAAGCCCGGCAAGGAGGGCCTCTTCCCGAAATCGGCCTTCGCCAAGCGCGTGCCGGACTGGGACTGGGTGGTGGGGGCCGGCATCTACGTGGACGACATCAACGCGGAGATGTGGCGGATCTCCTTCGCGCTCCTGGGGGGCGCCCTGGCGGTGGCCGCCATCGTGGCCTACATCTCCCGCAACCGCTCCCGGGCCATGGTCAGGCCCCTCCTGCAGCTGGTCCAGGGCCTGCGGGAAAGCGACCTGCCCAAGCGCATCGATGTGGCCGCGCGGGACGAGATCGGCGAGGCCGCGGAGGCCTTCAACGGCTACAACGGCAAGATGAGGGCCACGGTGCGGGACATCTCCAGCTACGCCGAGCGCGTGGCCTCCGGCAGCGCGGAGCTGGCCGCCACCTCCCAGGAGATGGCCCGGGCCGTCCACGACATCGCCAGGGTGAGCGAGGAGCTCAAGGGCGCCGGGGAACAGGTCTCCCAGGCCATGCGCAGCCTCAGCGGGAACGTGGAGACCATGCGGGAGCGCACGGCCCAGACCGGGGCCCAGTCCGACAAGGCCGTGGAGGACACGGCCCGGGGCGCCGAGGCGGGGCAGGGGGCCGCCCAGGGCATGGAGGAGATCCGGGAGGCCACGGGCCGGGTGGTCAAGGCCGTGCAGGTGATCCAGGACATCGCGCGCCAGACCAACCTGCTCAGCCTGAACGCCGCCATCGAGGCCGCCAAGGCCGGCAGCGCGGGCAAGGGCTTCGCGGTGGTGGCCGAGGAGGTGCGCAAGCTCGCCGAAAGGTCCCGCACCGCGGCCCTGGAGATCGCCGAGCTCAACCAGCGCACCCAGGACGCGGTGGCCGGCGGCGTGGAGGGGGTGAAGGTGAGCCTGGACAACCTGCGGACCATCGGCGAGCGCATCACCGGCATCGCCGCCAGCATCCAGGAGATCGGCTCCCTCAGCCGGGCCCAGGAGGAGACCAGCCGGGACGTGGCCCAGCGCATGGCCCACACCGCCCAGGGCCTCGCCCAGAACGCCTCGGCCACCCAGGAACTGTCCGCGACGGTATCGGAAATCACCAAGACCTCCGACGACCTGGCCGGGGTTGCCGAGGGCCTCCGGCACGTGGTGGACGGATTCAAGGTCTAGGAGCCTGTCCAAGTAATATCTAGGTCTTGCGGCGGATCCCCGCGTGGGCCTGGAGTTCCTCCTCGACCTTCTCCACGTCGGGGGAGTTGAAGATGACCAGGTTCCTCAGGTGGATGTAGCTTTCCAGGCCGTCGATGGTGGCGAACTCCATGCCGAAGCCCCGGGGATTGGTGGCGGCGACGGTGCCGGAGGTGCGGATCTCCACCTCCCCCTGGACCAGGGAGATGACCGCCTGGCAAGGCGTGCCCACCGCGAAGCGCTCGTCCGTGAGGACGAGCATGCCCTTCATGCTGAGGTCCTTGACCTGGGCGCCTTCGATGGGCCGGCCGTCCACGGTGAGCCGCACGTCGAAGGTGATGGGGACCCTTGTGAATTCGCGCTTTTCAGAATCGGGGGTCATGGCGGCGTCCTCGGTCCCTCTAGGATACCTTCGGAGCGGGTCCCAGGGTGGTTCCTTCGATGAGGGCCACGGGAACGATGGTCTGGTGAACCGTGTCCTTGCCGATGGCGGCCAGGGCCAGGGACACCGCCTGGTGGGCGATGGCCGGGATATCCTGGGCCACCGAGGCCAGTCCGGGGTGCAGTTCCACCAGTCCGTCGAAGCCCAGCACCGAAACCTGGCCGGGCACCTGGACCCCGAGATCGGCCAGGGCCCCCAGGGCCCCCACGGCGATCTCGTCCGTGGCGCAGAACACCCCGGTGGGGCGGTGCCCCTGGAGCCAGGCGTTCCGCATGAGGCGGTACCCGCCCAGGACGGAGCCCTCCCCCTTCACGGTCACCGACCGGATCCCCGGAAGGCTGGAGGCCGCCAGGACCGAGGTGAACCCGTTGGCGCGGTCGGAGGCCCATTGGACCTCGCAGCCCACGGTGAGGTGCAGCAGGTCCCGGTGGCCCAGGGACAGGAGGCTGTGGGCCGCCAGGCGTCCGCCGCCCTTGTCGTCCGGGGCCACGCAGGAGATCCCGGGATGGTGGCCGATGAGCACCGCGGGGACGCCCCGCTCCCGGAGCAGGTCCAGGCGCGCGTCCACCCCGTCGCTGTGGAAGACCAGCACCGCGTCGAAGCGGGTGCGCACGCCGCCGATGTCCTCGGGCAGTTCCACCACCTGGGTGGCCCGCACCTGCATCTCCCGCAGGAGGGCCCGCCAGATGAGGTTGAAGTAGGGGGAGAGCCGGTTCTCCCCGGCGCCCACCCAGATGCCCAGGGTGTGCTTGGTGCGCATGGAGAGCTCCCGGGCGACGGGGTCGGGCTCGTAGCCCAGGCGCTTCATCACGGCCAGGACGTTCTTGCGGGTGGTCTCGGCCACCGTGGACTTGCCGTTGATGACCCGGCTGACGGTGCCCTTGGACACGTTGGCCTGGCGGGCGATTTCGCCGATGGTGATCTTCATGGCCGCCCCAGCCGGAGGGCGGCGTCCGCGGCGCCGTAGAGGCTCACGTCGTAGTCCCGGACGATGTGGACCGGCGTGGCCCGGGTGATGTGGTCGATGTGCTCGCGGTAGTTGCGGTCGAAGGTGGACGTGAAGCGCCGTCCCTCCAGGAAGAGCGCGGCGTTCTTGGAGGCGATGCCCCCGGCCAGGAAGAGCCCTCCCGTGGGGATGAACACCGCGCTCAGTTCGGCGCAGACCCGGGCGTAGAGCTCCACGAACAGCTCCATGGCCCTGCGGCAGGCGGGGTCCCCGGCCTCCCCCGCGATGGCCCCGGGGCGCCGGGCCTCGGGCAGGGCGAGGATCGCCGCGGAGGCCGGGGTGGGGGCGAAGCGCCCGGATTCCAGCAGGAACCGGTGGAGGGTGGCGATGCCGGGGCCCGACACGGCGGTCTCGGCGCCGGGAGGCCCCGGGTACTTTCGGCCGAGGTGCTCCCACAGCTCCAGCGTCTCGGGTCCGGTGACGGGAAGGCCGATGTGCCCGCCTTCGCTGGGGTGCACCCGGGGGCTCCCGGGGCCGCGGGTGATGAAGCCCACCCCCAGGCCCGTGCCGGCGCCCACCACCAGCACCGTGCCCTCGGGGTCCGGCCGGGGTCCGGGGCCTTCGCCGTGGGGCAGGGCCAGGAGCTGTTCGCCGTCGTCGGGGTCCAGGAGCAGGACCCCCTGGGCCACGGCGGTGAAGTCGTTGACCAGGGCCACCGGGATGCCCAGCTGGGCCTCCAGGGCCGGGCCGTGGATGTCCAGGCCGGCGTTGGTGAGCCGGATCCGGCCCTCCCGCACCTGCCCGGCGCCGGAGACGCAGAAGGCCGTGGGCGGACCCAGGTCCGCGCAGTCCCGGAGGAACCGCGCCACCGGCGCCCCCAGGTCGGACTCCGACGCGGTGGCGAAGGGCGCCTTGCGCAGCATGCGGACCCGGCCTGGGGTTCCCGCCAGGAGCGCCAGGGTCAAATTGGTCCCCCCCACGTCCGCGGCGAGGACGATCCGTTCCGGGCTTCCCGTGGTCATGGCAGGCTCCTGAAATTCACAGCGCGAAATTTTTCTTGTTGACAACACTACCTTGATTAGCCAAACATTGCGTGACTTCTTTGTAACCGGTTTCAATCCCTGGGCGCCAGGGTGTTTTCACAATCCCTTAAGCAGACGGCCAATGGGCCCCCTTTTTCGCCTGCGTTTTGTAACCGGTTGCAGCCATTTCTTTCGACTAGAGTTGTTGAGCAAATCAGTAGGACACCTTCGGGCGAGCCCAAAAGGAATCGAATCATGACTTCGCAGTTCAAGGAAGACCAGGGCACCCGCCGGGCCGAATGGTGGCGGGGGGCCTCGATCTACCAGATCTACCCCCGGAGCTTCCAGGACACCAACGGGGACGGCGTGGGGGACCTGCCGGGAATCACCGCCCACCTGCCCTACATCGCCGACCTGGGCATCGAGGCCATCTGGATCTCCCCCTTCTTCACCTCGCCCATGCGGGATTTCGGCTATGACGTGTCGGACTACCGGAACGTGGATCCCATCTTCGGGAGCCTGGCCGACTTCGACGAGCTGGTGGAAAAGGCCCACAAGCTGGGCCTGAAGGTGCTCATCGACCAGGTGCTCTCCCATTCCTCTGACCAGCACCCCTGGTTCAAGGAGAGCCGCTCGAACCGCACCAACGCCCGCAGCGACTGGTACGTGTGGGCGGATCCCAGGCCGGACGGGACCCCGCCCTCCAACTGGCAGTCGGTGTTCGGGGGGGCCGCCTGGGCCTGGGAGCCCCGCCGGCGCCAGTACTACCTGCACAATTTCCTGGAATCCCAGCCCGACCTGAATTTCCACTGCCAGGCGGTGCAGGACCAGATGCTCGAGGAGTGCCGGTTCTGGCTGGAGCGCGGGGTGGACGGCTTCCGGTTCGACGCCTGCAACTTCCACTTCCACGATCCGGCCCTGCGCAACAATCCCCCGGCCCGGGGCAAGGCCCTGGAAGTCTCCTCCGTGCGCCCCGGCAACCCGTACGGCATGCAGGTGCACCGCTTCGACAAGACCCGGCCCGAGAACCTGCCCTTCCTGCGCCGGGTCCGGGCCCTGCTGGACGCCTACGGCGCCGTGAGCGTGGGCGAGGTGGGCGACGAGGATTCCCTGGCGACCATGGCCGAATACACCGGCGGCGGCGACAAGCTCCACATGGCCTACGGCATGCACCTCCTCACGGACGAGTTCAGCGTGGCGCGCATCCGCGGGGCGGTGGAGGCCTTCGAGAAGCGGGTGAAGGCCGGCAGCGGCTGGGCCTGCTGGTCCCTTTCCAACCACGACTGCGCGCGGGTGGTGAGCCGCTGGGGCAACGGCACCCAGGACCCGGCCTTCCCCAAGGTGCTCCTGGCCATGCTGGGCTCCCTGCGGGGGACCTTCTGCGTCTACCAGGGGGAGGAACTGGGCCTCACCGAGGCCGTGGTGCCCAAGAACCGCCTCACGGATCCCTACGGCATCGCCTTCTGGCCGGACTTCAAGGGCCGGGACGGGTGCCGCACCCCCATCCCCTGGACCCCCGAGGCCCCCTTCGGAGGCTTTTCCGGCGTGGACTCCTGGCTGCCCATGCCCGCCGAGCACCTGGCGCGGGCCGTGTCCGTGCAGGCCGGGACGCCGGGCTCCGTCCTGGACTTCTACCGCACCTTCCTGGCCTGGCGCCGCCTGCAGCCCGCCCTGCGCAAGGGTTCCATCACCTTCCTCCGGGCCGCCGATCCCCTCCTGGTCCTCCGGCGGGAGAGCCCGGAGCAGTCCATCCTCGCCGTCTTCAACCTCGGGCCCCTTCCGGCCGAGTACACCCTTCCGCCTCACATCGATCCGCTCCTTGGCCATGGCCTGGAACCCGCCCCCCTCAAGGGACGGCGACTCAGCCTGGCTCCCTGGGGCGGGTTCTTCGGGCAATCCCGCCCTTCAACCCAGCAGTAACCCCACCAACCGCCGCGATGCGGCATCTTCAAGGAGCCAATCCCATGAAGAACAAACTTTTCCTGGCTGCGCTGCCGCTGGCGATCGCCTGCGGAACCCTGTCCGCCCAGGACACCTTCGACCTCCACGGCTACATGCGCTCCGGCGTCGGCCGCTCCTCCAACGGCGGCGAGCAGGTCTCCTTCTTCCTCGCCAACACCGGCGGCTCCCCCACCGGCGGCCCCGGCTACCGCCTCGGCAACGAGACCGACAACTACCTGGAACTGGCCTTCGACGTGCGCGCCTACGACAAGGGCGAGGAATCCTTCAAGCTGCACTTCCGCCCCTCCTTCCGCGGCTACTACCAGGTGCGCGACGCCTCGGCCGACGCCGGCGGCGATGTGGACAACAGCAAGGCCGGAAACCAGACCCAGCAGGTGTGGGTGCGTGAAGCCTGGGGCGAGGCCTCCGGCATCTTCGGCAAGGGCCAGCTCTTCAAGGACGCCACCCTGTGGGCCGGGCGCCGCTTCTACATGCGCCAGGACCTCCACATGCGCGACCAGTGGTACTGGAACGACAGCGGCGACGGCGTCGGCGTCGAGGGCATGAACCTGGGCTTCGCCAAGTTCCACTACGCCTTCATCCAGCACGATTCCGGCAACATCGTCAGCGACTGGAACAACGGCGCCATCCGCGGCCAGCTGGCCCCCTACAGCCAGTGGGTGGGCGGCAGCGGACACTTCGTGATCGGTTCCCACGACCTCCGCTTCAGCGACATCAAGCTCTGGCAGGGCGGCAGCCTGACTCTGGGCTACCAGTACAACGACGCCCACGGCGACGCCAAGGCCGACGCCGCCGGCATGAACAACAAGGGCACCCAGTACAGCCTGATCTACAACCAGTCCAACGTCCTCGGCGGCGACAACCGCGTCTACGCCACCTACGGCAACGGCAACACCTTCTGGAACTGGTACAACCCCGAGGTGAAGACGGAGAACACCTGGTGGATGCTCATGGACTCCCTGTACTTCAAGCCCATGCAGAACCTTGAAGTCGGCGCCACCGCCATCTACCGGAAGCAGAACGGCAAGAACGCCTTCGCCGGCAACACCAACAGCTGGCAGTCCTTCGGCGTCCGGCCCATGTATTTCTTCACCAAGCACTTCAGCATCGCGGCCGAACTGGGCTTCGACAAGCTGAAGTTCGACAACGAGTCCGAGGACCGGCACCTCTTCAAGGAGACCCTGGCCCTGCAGTGGAGCCCCCAGGCCTCCTTCTGGAGCCGTCCCTCCATCCGCATCTTCGTGACCCGCGGCCAGTGGAACGATAACGCCAACAGGTGGAACAAGGTGGGCGAGGGCCACTTCGGCGCCGACACCCAGGGCGTGACCTTCGGCGCCCAGATCGAAGCCTGGTGGTAGGAAGGACCTGACGGATGGAACGCCTCCCCTTCGGCCATGACGCAAGCCGTCCCCGGCGCGGGAACTCCCGCCGGGGGCCGAGGGGGGGCTCCATGCGCCTGACCTGGCTCCTCGCGACGACCCTGGGTCTCGTGGGGCCGCTGGGATGCGCGGGGGGTGGGGGGGGAACTCCGTCTCCCGCGTACCCGGCGGACACTTCCGTCATCGCCGCCGGCCAGCAGATGGAGAACCCTGCCCGCTGGTACGACGACGCCATCATCTACCAGGTCTGGGTCAAGAGCTTCGCCGACGGCATCTACAACGACGGCATCGGCGACCTGCCCGGGCTCCAGGGCAAGCTGGACTACCTCCAGTCCCTGGGGGTGAACACCCTGTGGCTGTCCCCCATCTTCGAGTGCACCAACAAGGGCGCGAACATGCATGGGTACGACACCACGGACTACTACGCGGTCAACAACCGGTTCGGCCTGAAGTCGGACCTGAAGAACCTCATCGACGCGACCCACGCCCGGGGCATGCGGATCATCTTCGATTTCGTCCCCAACCACACATCGGCCTCCCATCCCTGGATGGACGATCCCGCCAAGCGGAACTTCTACGTTTGGCAGTCCACGCTGCCCTCGGGCTGGGGCTTTCCCTGGGGGGGCGGCACGTCCTCCGATGTGTGGAAGGAATACGAAGGCGCGTTCTACTACTCGGCCTTCTCCGGGGACGCGGACCTGAACTACTACAATCCCGAAGTGCGCTCCACCATGCAGACCGTGGAGAGCTACTGGCTGGACCGGGGTTTCGACGGCATGCGGGTGGATGCCGTGCGCTACCTCTGCGAATCGGGCCCCGGCAAGGCCGCGGACACCCCCGACACCCACGCGCGGCTCCAGGAGTTCCGGTCGGTGATCGACGGCTACCTGGCCCCCGGCAACGCCCATCCCCGCCCCGGCGGGGACGCGGCCAAGTACAGCGGCAAGATGATGATGGCCGAAGCCTGGACCAACGACGCCGCGGGCGTCGCGCCCTACTACGGCAGCGGCGCCAACGAATTCCACCTCTGCCTGGACTTCAGCGCCCCCTGGGCCATCTTCAACGCCATCAACGGTTCGGATGCCACGCAGCTCACCTCCCTGTGGGAGTACGAGCGGGACACCTACCCCGCGGGGTACCGGTCCGCCACCTTCGATTCCAACCACGACAACGTGATCTCCCGGCCCGGAACCCAGTACGCGGCGAACCGCCCCCGGATCATCCTGGCCGAGGCCCTGAACCTCCTCTCCCCGGGCACCCCCATCATCTATTACGGCAACGAAGTGGGCATGACCGGCGCCTCGGGCTCCGACCTGAACCTGCGCGGGGCCATGGACTGGGCGGCGGTGACCGCCCAGGCCTCGCAGCCTGATTCCATCCTTAGCTGGGTCAAGTATTTGAATAAGGCCCGCAGCGCCTACCCGGCCCTGAGGGGGGGCTACGCGACC is a genomic window containing:
- a CDS encoding alpha-amylase family glycosyl hydrolase, yielding MRLTWLLATTLGLVGPLGCAGGGGGTPSPAYPADTSVIAAGQQMENPARWYDDAIIYQVWVKSFADGIYNDGIGDLPGLQGKLDYLQSLGVNTLWLSPIFECTNKGANMHGYDTTDYYAVNNRFGLKSDLKNLIDATHARGMRIIFDFVPNHTSASHPWMDDPAKRNFYVWQSTLPSGWGFPWGGGTSSDVWKEYEGAFYYSAFSGDADLNYYNPEVRSTMQTVESYWLDRGFDGMRVDAVRYLCESGPGKAADTPDTHARLQEFRSVIDGYLAPGNAHPRPGGDAAKYSGKMMMAEAWTNDAAGVAPYYGSGANEFHLCLDFSAPWAIFNAINGSDATQLTSLWEYERDTYPAGYRSATFDSNHDNVISRPGTQYAANRPRIILAEALNLLSPGTPIIYYGNEVGMTGASGSDLNLRGAMDWAAVTAQASQPDSILSWVKYLNKARSAYPALRGGYATLATDLGPGKILACIRSAGAERVVVVANLTATAQTAVLTDLTANGVAPDAAVNAIIGDTKTYNSLAGTRYTVAALPPYGVRVLHAGGGTFKGNLHGDIQ